The following are encoded in a window of Malassezia japonica chromosome 7, complete sequence genomic DNA:
- a CDS encoding uncharacterized protein (EggNog:ENOG503PM1C): MEAHLASLHGSLDAIRTQCSASKSADSAPSYFTNAVLRPENVDILELIRDADQLEASMFAYPPEDVERERGAETPRAPQIKPVHIPTPLRRGVTSAPGEHSAHHNAPRARKHIRMLLKRDGEVQRHIARYTATIEKAKQQPTPSKEKREPVRPRLSENTELRQVKSEIQREKMEILALENMLAELESPSKKAEDDTSDLAQVLQGKPEPASPAAPPVDSPHTRTPSKRPLGALVRDRPLGQSQSQGRSASALRDRFSASQRSPEKAPSRQEPRLGQSTRAPVPSTSRTPAKSPSTPLRNRAAPPASPLAQSVAGRTPERRTPAAARMRRTLDGTPRPPLAQSVGYTPGRTDELRSTATPPRSPATPQRARAASPLKERSPAKPALLPPGTAPDPSAELERAAAQIWLHFGESLRYVAPAATAAPFSDTFTYLSTLECCGQDPATARMDGGASADDSMHAPSGISALSAQSSTLEPSAPLSVNTVVMAHILLLLFRTPAPHSLTLASVKTLTESWWRQRGQAIFRTTAATPDLANEPIKHLGLDAGEVDQKGDVLGSRAVYGLVSKKILRIHRVGGAAAFRFA; the protein is encoded by the exons ATGGAGGCGCATCTCGCGTCGCTCCAcggctcgctcgacgcgatccGTACCCagtgcagcgcgagcaaGAGCGCAGATagcgcgccgagctacTTTACCAATGCCGTGCTGCGTCCAGAGAATGTCGATATCCTCGAACTGatccgcgacgccgaccagctGGAGGCGTCCATGTTTGCCTATCCCCCGGAGGAcgtggagcgcgagcggggcgccgagacgccgcgtgcgccgcagatCAAGCCGGTGCATATTCCCACTCCGCTGCGCAGGGGCGTAACGAGTGCGCCGGGCGAGCACAGCGCGCA CCATAATGCACCCCGCGCACGCAAGCACATCCGCATGCTCCTGAaacgcgacggcgaggtgcagcgccatATCGCTCGGTACACGGCGACGATCGAAAAGGCCAAGCagcagccgacgccgagcaagGAGAAACGCGAGCcggtgcggccgcgcctcTCGGAGAACAcggagctgcgccaggtcAAGAGCGAGATCCAGCGCGAAAAGATGGAGAttctcgcgctcgagaatATGCTTGCGGAACTCGAG TCGCCGTCCAAGaaggccgaggacgacaCGTCAGACCTTGCCCAGGTCCTGCAGGGCAAGCCCGAGCCGGCCTCGCCTGCGGCCCCACCTGTAGACTCGCCGCAcacacgcacgccgagcaagCGGCCGCTCGGTGCGTTGGTCCGCGACCGCCCTCTGGGCCAGTCGCAGTCCCAgggccgcagcgcgtctgcgctgcgcgaccgtttcagcgcgtcgcagcgcaGCCCCGAAAAGGCACCGAGCCGGCAAGAGCCGCGGCTGGGGCAGTcgacgcgggcgccggtgccgagcacgtcgcgcacgccggccaagtcgcccagcacgccgctgcggaatcgtgccgcgccgccagcgAGCCCGCTCGCGCAGTCGGTTGCTGGACGTAcgccggagcgccgcacaccggcggccgcgcgcatgcgccgcacaCTCGACgggacgccgcgcccgccgctcgcgcagtcGGTCGGCTATACGCCCGGCCGTACCGACGAGCTACGCAGCACCGcaacgccgccgcgctcgcccgcgacgccccAGCGCGCCCGTGCGGCCTCGCCGCTGAAAGAGCGCTCGCCTGCCAAGCCCGCGCTCCTTCCCcccggcacggcgccggaTCCAAGTGCGGAGCTTGAgcgggccgccgcgcagatcTGGCTGCACTTTGGCGAGAGTctgcggtacgtcgcgccggcagcgaccGCCGCTCCGTTCTCCGATACCTTTACCTATCTCTCGACGCTGGAGTGCTGTGGGCAGGACCCCGCGACAGCGCGCATGGACGGAGGTGCGTCGGCAGACGATTCGATGCATGCGCCGTCGGGCATCAGTGCCCTCTCTGCCCAGAGCAGCACGCTGGAGCCAAGTGCGCCACTGAGCGTGAATACGGTCGTGATGGCGCACATTCTCCTGCTCCTGTTCcggacgccggcgccgcactcGCTCACGCTCGCATCGGTCAAGACGCTGACCGAGTCGTGGTGGCGGCAGCGTGGCCAGGCCATCTTTcgcacgacggccgcgacgccggatCTCGCGAATGAGCCGAtcaagcacctcggcctcgatgccggcgaggtcgaccagaaaggcgacgtgctcggctcGCGTGCGGTCTACGGACTGGTCTCGAAGAAGATCCTGCGCATCCATCGCGTAggaggcgcggcggcgttcCGCTTTGCATAG
- the AMD1 gene encoding AMP deaminase (BUSCO:EOG09260BYL; EggNog:ENOG503NU92; COG:F), protein MSAYGRYRALDGYESRDASLERAPGGAWEQQVAREAVEEELGDDKIDAVDAKLSAMDLAIATEAAASLGSTSTMGNEMQLGDDHVVSEIMRLPHHMPAECESLFANLQKCLELRDKYMDVSLQGNLFDDPKNWDAEYCEEWARAADVPLPKPEDHAKDGSVHVDGCAWDDEQERPKPWKVYPCPPRPHWEHFSPAPASSFVMRPNEDGKLVDPMPPASEANVIAAQQLLESCGGKPGVFRMQDIEIPGAHHIGDKDMHFDAVDGVYQVWFDRPEEEQRGRKADTTRRYVTKVASSAEWFHDLEFVQSVTADGPAKTFAWRRLKYLEGKWNLYKLLNEYRELDAIKKVPHRDFYNVRKVDTHVHHSASMNQKHLLRFIKAKIKRYPDDLVLERGKDVLTLRQVFESLGLTAYDLSIDTLDMHAHQDAFHRFDRFNLKYNPIGESQLREIFLKTNNYIKGRYLAEITKEITHDLEQSKYQMSEYRISIYGRSPDEWDKLAGWVVDHHLFSPNVRWLIQVPRLYEVYKANNNVKSFQDVLHNIFKPLFEVTQNPQSHPKVHIFLQRVIGFDVVDDESKPEKRFLRQFPPPRQWNYDQSPPYSYWLYYMYANMATLNQWRRLRGFSTLVLRPHAGEAGDPDHMASAYLTSHSVSHGITLRKVPVLQYLFYLKQIPLAMSPLSNNALFLAYERNPFPEYFRKGLVVTLSTDDPLQFHLSKEPLLEEYSIATQIYKLTSTDMCELARNSVLQSGWEMEIKRHWLGTHFFRPGPDGNDVSKTNVPNIRLQYRNETLKQEMAFIWQQ, encoded by the coding sequence ATGAGCGCCTACGGGCGGTACCGGGCGCTGGACGGATACGAGTCGCGCGATGCGTCgctggagcgtgcgcctggAGGCGCATGGGAGCAGCAGGTGGCGCGAGAGGCAGTAGAGGAGGAGCTGGGCGACGACAAGATCGATGCGGTCGACGCCAAGCTCTCGGCGATGGATCTGGCCATTGCGACCGAAGCCGCCGCGAGCCTCggcagcacgtcgacgatGGGCAACGAGATGCAGCTGGGCGACGACCATGTGGTGAGCGAAATTATGCGCTTGCCGCACCACATGCCGGCAGAGTGCGAGTCGCTCTTTGCGAATCTCCAAAAatgcctcgagctgcgcgacaagTACATGGATGTCAGTCTCCAGGGCAACCTCTTTGACGATCCCAAGAACTGGGACGCGGAGTACTGCGAGGAGtgggcgcgcgctgcagatGTGCCGCTCCCCAAGCCCGAGGACCACGCCAAGGACGGGTCTGTGCATGTCGACGGATGTGCATgggacgacgagcaggagcggcCGAAGCCGTGGAAGGTGTATCCCTGTCCTCCGCGTCCCCACTGGGAGCACTTTTCGCCTGCACCTGCGTCGTCATTTGTCATGCGCCCGAACGAGGATGGGAAGCTGGTGGACCCGatgccgccggcgtcggaGGCCAACGTCATCGCTGCACAGCAGCTCCTGGAAAGCTGCGGCGGGAAGCCTGGCGTGTTCCGCATGCAGGATATCGAGATTCCGGGCGCGCACCATATCGGTGACAAGGATATGCACTTTgacgcggtcgacggcgtgtATCAAGTGTGGTTCGACCGCCCCGAGGAGGAACAGCGTGGCCGCAAGGCGGATacgacgcggcggtacGTGACCAAGGTCGCGTCCAGCGCCGAGTGGTTCCACGACCTGGAGTTTGTGCAGTCCGTCACGGCCGACGGCCCTGCCAAGACGTTTGCATGGCGCCGCCTGAAGTACCTCGAAGGCAAGTGGAACTTGTACAAGCTCCTGAACGAGTaccgcgagctcgacgcgatcAAAAAGGTGCCGCACCGCGACTTTTACAATGTGCGCAAGGTCGACACCCACGTGCACCACTCGGCGAGCATGAACCAAAAGCACCTGCTGCGTTTTATCAAGGCCAAGATCAAGCGGTACCCCGACGACCTGGTCTTGGAGCGCGGCAAGGACGTGCTCACGCTCCGCCAGGTCTTTGAGTCGCTGGGACTCACCGCGTACGACCTGAgcatcgacacgctcgacatGCACGCGCACCAAGACGCCTTCCACCGCTTCGACCGCTTCAATCTCAAGTACAACCCGATTGGCGAGTCGCAGCTGCGTGAGATTTTTCTCAAGACAAACAACTATATCAAGGGGCGctacctcgccgagatcaCCAAGGAAATCACGCACGATCTCGAGCAGAGCAAGTACCAAATGTCCGAATACCGCATTTCGATCTACGGACGCAGCCCGGACGAGTGGGACAAGCTTGCGGGGTGGGTCGTTGACCACCACTTGTTTAGCCCGAATGTGCGCTGGCTGATCCAGGTGCCGCGTCTGTACGAGGTGTACAAGGCGAACAACAATGTCAAGAGCTTCCAGGATGTGCTGCACAACATCTTCAAGCCACTCTTTGAGGTGACGCAAAATCCCCAGTCGCACCCCAAGGTGCACATCTTTTTGCAGCGCGTCATTGGCTTTGATGTTGTGGATGACGAGAGCAAGCCCGAGAAGCGCTTCCTGCGCCAGTTCCCGCCCCCCCGGCAGTGGAACTACGACCAGAGCCCGCCGTACTCGTACTGGCTCTACTACATGTACGCCAACATGGCGACGCTGAACCAGtggcgccgcctgcgtgGCTTCTCGACGCTGGTCCTGCGCCCCCACGCCGGCGAGGCAGGTGACCCCGACCACATGGCGTCTGCGTACCTGACGTCGCATTCGGTCTCGCACGGCAttacgctgcgcaaggtgccTGTGCTGCAATACCTCTTCTATTTGAAGCAGATTCCCCTGGCCATGTCGCCGCTCAGCAACAATGCGCTATTCCTTGCGTACGAGCGCAATCCCTTCCCCGAGTACTTCCGCAAAGGCCTCGTCGTGACGCTGTCGACCGACGACCCGCTGCAGTTCCACCTGTCGAAAGAGCCGCTGCTCGAAGAGTACAGCATTGCGACGCAGATCTACAAGCTGACGTCGACCGATATGTgcgagctggcgcgcaACAGTGTGCTGCAGTCCGGCTGGGAGATGGAAATCAAGCGCCActggctcggcacgcactTTTTCCGCCCCGGCCCCGACGGCAACGACGTGTCGAAAACCAACGTGCCCAACATCCGCCTGCAGTACCGCAACGAGACGCTGAAGCAAGAGATGGCGTTCATATGGCAGCAATAG
- the PGK1 gene encoding phosphoglycerate kinase (EggNog:ENOG503NVNN; COG:G; BUSCO:EOG09262F22), with the protein MSLTTKLAITDVDLTDKRVLMRVDFNVPLDGDKITNNQRIVAALPTIKYAIEHKAKAVVLMSHLGRPDGQRVEKYSLKPAATELSRLLSKPVEFLNDCVGAEVEQKVNAAKDGQVILLENVRFHIEEEGKGKDANGEKIKADKDAVSKFRAELTKLGDVYVNDAFGTAHRAHSSVVGVELPQRASGFLVKKELDFFSKALENPERPFLAILGGAKISDKIQLIENMLDKVNMLIVGGGMAFTFKKQLDDMKIGSSLYDEEGAKKVHDLIEKAKKNNVEVILPVDFVTADKFAKDAKVGEADDKSGIPDGWMGLDVGPKSRELFSQAILKAKTILWNGPAGVFEFDNFAAGSKALLDACVEAEKKGSTVIVGGGDTATVVAKYGAEENISHVSTGGGASLELLEGKDLPGVSGLSTK; encoded by the coding sequence ATGTCTCTTACTACGAAGCTCGCTATTACGGATGTGGACCTGACGGACAAGCGCGTGCTGATGCGCGTGGACTTCAACGTCCCCCTTGACGGTGACAAGATCACCAACAACCAGCGCAttgtcgctgcgctgccCACGATCAAGTATGCCATCGAGcacaaggccaaggcggtgGTGCTCATGTCGCACCTGGGCCGCCCCGACGGCCAGCGTGTTGAGAAGTACTCGCTGAAGCCTGCTGCGACCGAGCTGAGCCGCCTGCTCTCCAAGCCCGTCGAGTTCCTCAACGACTgcgtcggtgccgaggtcgagcagaAGGTCAACGCCGCCAAGGACGGCCAGGTGATCCTCCTCGAGAACGTCCGCTTCCACATTGAGGAAGAGGGCAAGGGCAAGGATGCCAACGGCGAGAAGATCAAGGCCGACAAGGACGCCGTCTCCAAGttccgcgccgagctcaccAAGCTCGGTGACGTGTACGTGAACGACGCTTTCGGCACCGCCCACCGCGCCCACTCGTCGGTCGTCGGTGTGGAGCTGCCCcagcgcgcctcgggcttCCTCGTGAAGAAGGAGCTCGACTTCTTCtccaaggcgctcgagaacCCCGAGCGCCCCTTCCTTGCGATCCTTGGTGGTGCGAAGATCTCGGACAAGATCCAGCTCATCGAGAACATGCTCGACAAGGTCAACATGCTCATTGTCGGTGGTGGTATGGCCTTCACGTTCAAGAAGCAGCTGGACGACATGAAGATTGGCTCGTCGCTCTacgacgaggagggcgCCAAGAAGGTGCACGACCTCATCGAGAAGGCCAAGAAGAACAACGTCGAGGTGATCCTCCCCGTGGACTTTGTGACGGCCGACAAGTTCGCCAAGGACGccaaggtcggcgaggcggacgacaAGAGCGGTATCCCCGATGGCTGGATGGGTCTCGACGTCGGCCCCAAGTCGCGCGAGCTCTTCTCGCAGGCCATCCTCAAGGCCAAGACCATCCTCTGGAACGGCCCCGCCGGTGTCTTCGAATTTGACAACTTTGCCGCCGGCtccaaggcgctgctcgacgcctgcgtcgaggccgagaagaAGGGCAGCACCGTCATTGTCGGCGGTGGTGACACGGCCACGGTCGTCGCCAAgtacggcgccgaggagaACATCTCGCACGTCTCGACCGGTGGTGgtgcctcgctcgagctgctcgagggcAAGGACCTCCCGGGTGTGTCGGGCCTCAGCACCAAGTAA
- a CDS encoding D-arabinose 1-dehydrogenase (NAD(+)) (EggNog:ENOG503NXMU; COG:C) yields the protein MPIPPKEYPPLESVGALEPLENLPDAKPRGGKAPWSITTDLTDLRTQASPLWFGGGVFGQGMYNDDALVKSNSAVRALRLAFRYGINTLDTSPYYYPSELVLGRALRMLAPEYPRSSYFLITKCGRYGPARSQFDYSAETVTKSVHGSLERLGTTYVDAALLHDAEFVSDQPRIALLPEGTALAAQAVGAPCKAKDERTKDEALEALGLAPHDGGRIRGDGDRRILEGVRALFALKDQGKVRNVGISGYPLGELLRISRLVACNEPYRPLDVILNYSNHTLHADLLPLWRPLFEACPWTAAPDGAKWQAPMLVNASPFSMGLFSDRGPPGWHPASDKLLEAVRLAHSRAQHAAGVTDVAPVTPDNVLGFTALLNGLRGAAGEPRLPTLLGMSTVEEVHMAIEAYRALAAGLGRDAHLLAKETLETYETLYHQLASFEGMVHQTLQGAGVQNLCWPGSVASVKVPLMAARLLEYENVHVHIVASRDALHFVDVAEIARLGPDGASYTVHDLAASNKAAERIAAGEDVTQPPAPRLRLWTDAEEWGAWKALGDPVLHIELRRWADIVLIAPCSANTLAKLAHGLCDNIVTSFLRALSPSTPTLLFPAMNTLMYMHPHTEKQLAIARDELNYEVYGPIEKRLACGDLGTGAMFEWADIVALVVERFELRASS from the exons ATGCCGATTCCACCCAAGGAGTATCCGCCGCTCGAatcggtcggcgcgctcgagccgctggaGAATTTGCCGGACGCAAAGCCGAGAGGAGGGAAGGCGCCATGGTCGATTACCACCGATCTCACCGatctgcgcacgcaggcgtcgccgctgtggttcggcggcggcgtcttTGGCCAGGGCATGTACAACGATGACGCGCTGGTCAAGAGCaactcggcggtgcgcgcgctccgcctcgcgtTCCGCTACGGGATCAACACGCTGGACACGTCGCCGTACTACTACCCGTccgagctcgtgctcggccgcgcgctccgcatGCTGGCGCCGGAATACCCCCGCTCATCCTACTTTTTAATTACCAAGTGCGGGCGCTACGGCCCGGCGCGCAGCCAGTTTGACTACTCGGCGGAAACGGTGACCAAGTCTGTGCACGGCagtctcgagcgcctcggcacgacgtacgtcgacgctgcgctgctccacgacgccgagttCGTCTCGGATCAGCCGCGCATCGCACTGCTGCCAGAGGGCACGgcactcgccgcgcaggccgtcggcgcgccgtgcaaggccaaggacgagcGCACAAAGGACGAGGCACTCGAAGCGCTCGggctcgcgccgcacgacggcGGACGCAtccgcggcgacggcgaccggcgcatcctcgaggGGGTCCGTGCATTGTTTGCGCTCAAGGACCAGGGCAAGGTGCGCAACGTCGGCATCAGCGGATAcccgctcggcgagctgctaCGCATctcgcgcctcgtcgcatGCAACGAGCCGTACCGCCCTCTGGACGTAATTCTGAACTACAGCAACCATACCCTGCATGCCGACCTGCTTCCGCTCTGGCGCCCTCTGTTCGAGGCTTGCCCATGGActgcggcgcccgacggAGCCAAGTGGCAGGCACCGATGCTCGTCAATGCGTCGCCGTTTTCAATGGGCCTCTTTTCGGACCGCGGGCCCCCGGGATGGCACCCTGCGTCGGACAAGCTGCTggaggccgtgcgcctcgcgcattcgcgcgcgcagcacgcggccggcgtcacggacgtcgcgccggtcACGCCCGATAATGTGCTCGGCTTTACCGCGCTGCTGAATGGCCTCCGGGgggcggccggcgagccgcgcctCCCAACGCTCCTCGGCATGAGCACGGTGGAAGAAGTGCACATGGCAATCGAGGCCTACCGTGCGCTTGCCGCCgggctcggccgcgacgcgcacctcCTCGCAAAAGAAACGCTCGAGACGTACGAGACACTCTACCACCAGCTCGCCTCGTTCGAGGGCATGGTGCACCAGACGCTccaaggcgccggcgtgcaGAACCTCTGCTGGCC CGGGAGCGTAGCGAGTGTCAAGGTGCCGCTgatggccgcgcgcctgctcgag TACGAAAATGTGCACGTCCACATTGTCGCTtcgcgcgatgcgctccacTTTGTGGACGTCGCGGAgattgcgcgcctcggccccgacggcgcgtcgtaTACCGTGCACGATCTGGCGGCGTCGAACAAGGCcgcggagcgcatcgcaGCGGGCGAAGATGTCAcgcagccgccggcgccccgGCTGCGGCTCTGGACGGACGCCGAGGAGTGGGGCGCGTGgaaggcgctcggcgatccCGTGCTGCACATTGAG TTGCGGCGGTGGGCCGATATTGTCCTCAttgcgccgtgcagcgccaaTACGCTTGCCAAGCTTGCGCACGGACTGTGCGACAATATCGTGACGTCGTTCCTGCGCGCCTTGTCTCCCAGTACGCCGACGCTGCTCTTTCCCGCGATGAACACGCTCATGTACATGCATCCCCATACCGagaagcagctcgcgattgcgcgcgacgagctcaacTACGAGGTATACGGCCCGATCGAGAAGCGGCTTGCGTGTGGCGATCTCGGCACTGGGGCCATGTTTGAGTGGGCGGACATTGTGGCGCTTGTTGTGGAGCGTttcgagctgcgtgcgtccTCATAG
- the GCD6 gene encoding translation initiation factor eIF-2B epsilon subunit, GEF (EggNog:ENOG503NUFH; COG:J; BUSCO:EOG09260RS7) — translation MAHEEMAQDDPLQAVVLCDVFTQRFAPLTLDMPRCLMPVCNVPLIEWTLEALAKAGVHEVFFLATWHAPQIRAYLEEHHPALVKPSRGTSVNTSSLTKVSLIAVPEARSVGDAMRELDAHQIITTDFILMHADAVGNMDLAAVVEAHKQRRRADRNAIMTICTMPVGHRSRARPLGDLSVFALAPSTSQLLHYTAVPAIPRKPMLKLPLELFDDESAMGLSGKGAEMDVRNDLVDCGVDVCSIDVPPLFTENFDYQSLRREFVQGILTSDLLEAKIFVHVAPPANASSTSSGIPWDASSNGLHGSPAYGEGYMLRASGPAAYDVVCNDVMTGWTYPYTPRLGLPDGTVYTRLSSLRFLGAGATCAMSGRIGLRSVLGAETRLEDDAEVSHVMIGARVTIGARSKVHHAYIWDDVRIGTGCDIAGCMIGHNVTILDNVRIPKGSVIAQGVTIGPDVDLPRGARVSLHPYRASEDEEEEEEEEERGDAAALGAQGQGFLWEPLGAKRSSDDDGDDDDDDEHDDIESPLNAKLFAMGADLDDVALSDAASELSSIDADSDPEPLLDDSDLDDSDSDSDLSSPHSASVYGSVSLTLPGGTESQTYGEKLESEQRLNEFRAEATASLERAFEERHAPENAAIELKTLRMASNVPPGEVRKVAISFVLARCSVDQAKDTADLLDHWGPLLQEVAHDDQVEALATMQSFCAANVTHTKLFLPLLKKVYNDEIVADESILAWWRHASSRRIVLDVDDSRVTSVNQIVLELRKRAEPVVRHILESQESSDEDEEEEDDDDDE, via the coding sequence ATGGCCCACGAGGAGATGGCGCAGGACGATCCGCTGCAGGCGGTCGTCTTGTGCGATGTCTTTACGCAGCGCTTTGCGCCGCTGACGCTCGACATGCCGCGGTGTTTGATGCCGGTGTGCAATGTGCCGCTGATCGAGTggacgctcgaggcgctcgccaaggcgggCGTGCACGAAGTCTTTTTCCTCGCGACgtggcacgcgccgcagatCCGCGCAtacctcgaggagcaccACCCCGCGCTGGTGAAGCCGTCGCGGGGTACCAGTGTCAACACTTCGTCCCTGACCAAGGTGTCGCTCATCGCCGTGCCcgaggcacgcagcgtcggcgacgcgatgcgcgagctcgacgcccACCAGATCATCACGACCGACTTTATCCTGATGCACGCGGACGCGGTCGGCAACATGGACCTCGCTGCAGTCGTCGAGGCCCacaagcagcgccgccgcgcagacCGCAACGCAATCATGACGATCTGCACGATGCCGGTCGGCCACCgcagccgtgcgcggccgcttGGCGATTTGTCGGTGTTTGCTttggcgccgagcacgtcgcagCTCCTGCACTACACCGCGGTGCCAGCGATTCCCCGCAAGCCCATGCTCAAGCTCCCGCTCGAGCTGTTTGACGACGAAAGTGCGATGGGCCTCAGCGGAAAGGGCGCCGAAATGGACGTGCGCAACGACCTGGTCGACTGCGGCGTGGACGTGTGCTCGATCGACGTGCCGCCCCTCTTTACGGAAAACTTTGACTACcagtcgctgcgccgcgagttTGTGCAGGGCATCCTCACCTcggacctgctcgaggccaagATCTTtgtgcacgtcgcgccgccggcgaacgcgtcgtcgacgtcgtcggGCATTCCGTGGGACGCGTCGTCCAACGGCCTGCACGGCTCGCCGGCGTACGGCGAGGGATACatgctgcgcgcctcggggcCGGCCGCGTACGACGTCGTGTGCAACGACGTAATGACAGGGTGGACCTATCCGtacacgccgcgcctcggcctgccgGACGGCACGGTGTACACGCGGCTCAGCTCGCTGCGgttcctcggcgcgggcgcgacgtgcgccatGTCGGGGCGCATTggcctgcgcagcgtcctcggcgccgagacgcgcctcgaggatgACGCAGAGGTGAGCCATGTGAtgatcggcgcgcgcgtcacgatcggcgcgcgctccaagGTGCACCACGCGTACATCTGGGACGACGTCCGCATCGGCACGGGGTGCGACATTGCGGGCTGCATGATCGGTCACAATGTCACGATCCTCGACAATGTGCGCATCCCTAAAGGCTCGGTCATTGCGCAGGGCGTGACGATCGGGCCGGACGTCGACCTGCCGCGGGGCGCGCGTGTGTCGCTGCACCCGTACCGCGcgagcgaggacgaggaggaagaggaagaggaagaggagcgcggcgatgctgcggcgctcggcgcacagGGCCAGGGCTTCCTCTGGGAGCCGCTGGGCGCAAAGCGGTCGAGTGATGAtgacggcgacgacgacgatgacgacgagcacgacgaTATCGAGAGCCCGCTGAACGCCAAGCTCTTTGCGATGGGCGCAGACCTCGACGATGTCGCACTGAGCGACGCCGCATCCGAGCTCAGTTCGATCGACGCCGACTCGGACCCCGAGCCGCTGCTGGACGATAGCGATCTCGacgactcggactcggactcggacCTGTCGTCGCCACACTCGGCGTCGGTCTACGGCAGTGTCTCGCTCACCCTTCCTGGGGGGACCGAGTCGCAGACGTACGGCGAAAAACTCGAGTcggagcagcgcctcaaCGAGTTCCGTGCAGAGGCCacggcgtcgctcgagcgtgcgttCGAGGAGCGCCATGCCCCAGAGAATGCCGCGATCGAGCTCAAGACGCTGCGTATGGCGAGCAATGTACCGCcgggcgaggtgcgcaaggtCGCCATCTCGTTCGTCCttgcgcgctgctcggtcGACCAGGCGAAGGACACCGCCGATCTGCTTGACCACTGGGGACCGCTGCTCCAGGAGgttgcgcacgacgaccaggtcgaggcgctcgcgacgatGCAGTCGTTCTGTGCAGCAAACGTTACCCACACCAAGCTCTTTTTGCCGCTGCTCAAGAAGGTGTACAATGACGAaatcgtcgccgacgagtcGATTCTCGCGTGGTGGCGCCACGCATCGAgccgccgcatcgtgcTCGACGTAGACGACAGCCGCGTCACGTCGGTCAACCAgatcgtgctcgagctgcggaaacgcgccgagcccgtCGTGCGTCATATCCTCGAGTCGCAAGAGTCCtccgacgaggacgaggaggaggaggacgacgacgacgacgagtaA
- a CDS encoding uncharacterized protein (EggNog:ENOG503Q4ZJ; TransMembrane:4 (i32-54o60-80i92-115o186-209i); COG:S) — protein MPRVYFRPPSASIQTYVTSFLGFMDIKVGSQILTLFSLFNKIAGIYGIIAIFQGGTVAQLSLYIYSIATIPVFIWGLKAISDEKPGAVLRYAHIFILDHMVSTGWTLLFAFWWYAYAAHDGKPVSNSSHQAGLMTLIENLEAEYRTPEEMAKYRHKDYDVNTPEGQKEAQRRAQAANAIWVAERDFSAGVLVGGWLIKLYFALVLYAYALHLRHGTYWMLPLSKSRAANAAHASAYQSVPGEEDEAELPDDPAENKPNGTSSEHV, from the exons ATGCCGCGAGTGTACTTCCGCCCCCCCAGTGCGTCTATACAGACGTATGTGACGTCGTTCCTTGGTTTCATGGATATTAAAGTCGGCAGTCAAATCCTCACTTTGTTTTCCCTCTTCAACAAGATTGCCGGCATTTACGGCATCATTGCGATTTTCCAAGGCGGCACGGTTGCCCAACTCTCTCTTTATATCTACTCTATCGCCACGATCCCCGTGTTCATTTGGGGCCTGAAGGCTATTAGCGAC GAAAAACCCGGCGCTGTTCTTCGGTATGCCCATATCTTTATCTTGGACCACATGGTCTCGACCGGCTGGACGCTGCTCTTTGCGTTCTGGTGGTATGCCTATGCGGCGCATGACGGCAAGCCGGTGTCGAATTCGAGCCACCAGGCGGGCCTGATGACACTCATTGAAAACCTCGAGGCAGAGTACCGCACGCCAGAAGAAATGGCCAAGTACCGCCATAAGGACTACGACGTGAACACGCCCGAAGGCCAGAAGGAggcacagcgccgcgcgcaggccgccaATGCCATCTGGGTGGCAGAGCGCGACTTTTCCGCGGGTGTGCTGGTCGGCGGCTGGCTGATCAAGCTCTACTTTGCGCTGGTGCTCTACGCCTATGCACTGCACCTCCGTCACGGCACCTACTGGATGCTGCCCTTGTCCaagtcgcgcgcggcgaatGCGGCGCATGCCTCGGCCTACCAGTCGGTGCcgggcgaggaggacgaggcggagctgCCAGACGACCCTGCGGAGAACAAGCCCAACGGTACGTCGAGCGAGCATGTATAG